A genome region from Sebastes umbrosus isolate fSebUmb1 chromosome 22, fSebUmb1.pri, whole genome shotgun sequence includes the following:
- the hdlbpb gene encoding vigilin produces MSSVAVLTPESFAEHRSGLKDQEITGCVPEDEAYIPTYLEAFPPLPEKGAPGEKAGEPVSAWGSRIRPIKASVITQVFHVPLEERRYKDNSQFGEGEEAKVCLDIMQRTGAHIELSLAKDQGLSIMVTGKLDSVMKARKEIVARLQTQASATVAIPKEHHRFVIGKNGEKLQELELKTATKIAIPRPDDPSANIRITGTKEGIEKARHEILLISAEQDKRAVERLSLEKAFHPFIAGAHNRLVQELSQETGARISIPPPSLPKDEIVITGEKEAVALALSRIRAIYDDKKRKTTTISVEVKKSQHKYIIGPKGNTLQEILETTGVSVEMPLLDSSSETIILRGEPDKLGPALTQVYAKAKSVMVVEVTAPAWLHRFIIGKKGQNIGRITQQLPRVHIEFTDGEERISLEGPTAEVEQAQAQIQEIIKDLLVRMDYTEVIIDQRFHRHLIGKNGANINRIKEQYKVSVRIPQDSERSGLVRIEGDPKGVQLARRELIEMVQRMENERTKDLIVEQKLHRTIIGQKGEKIKEVRDKFPEVIINFPDPAQKSDIVQLRGPKNEVEKCGKFLQKIIAELIENSFSLSVPIFKQFHKNIIGKGGANIKKIREETNTKIDLPTENSNSEMIVITGKKSNCEAARERILAIQRELANIKETEVAIPAKLHNSLIGAKGCLVRSIMEDCGGVHIHFPSEGSGSDKVTIRGPVGEVEKAKKQLLQLAEEKQVNNFTAELQAKPEYHKFLIGRGGANIRRVRDKTGARIIFPSPDDTEQELITIVGKEEAVRQAQKELEGLVKNLDDVVEDSMVVDVRHHRHFVCRRGQVLRELAEEYGGVAVSFPRTGANSQRVTLKGAKDCVEAAKKRIQEIIEDLESQVSVEVAIPQRYHRAIMGPKGCRIQHITRENEVQIKFPERDDSAAGQEAPPQENGEVSPETEFVARKGDVITIAGRAEKCEQAKVALLALVPITEDVEVSYELHRYIIGQKGSGIRKMMEEYEVNIWVPQPEKQLDVIKVTGLVANVERAKLGLHERVKELQAEQEDRALRSFKVTMSVDPKFHPKIIGRKGAVISQIRKDHDVSIQFPDKGDEQQDLIVISGYERNVEEASQAIQQLVAELQEMVSQDVHLDPRTHARIIGARGKAIRKLMEEFKVDIRFPQPGSDEPDKVTVTGLPETVDNAIDHLLNLEEEYMLSVTETETLAAYMKPPSRYGGGGGAGGGDDSSGGPAKGFVVRDAPWNAAGNKAPDMSSAEDFPTFGTGVAPKQASAWGPKKF; encoded by the exons GCTGCGTCCCGGAGGATGAGGCCTACATCCCCACCTACCTGGAGGCCTTCCCTCCGCTGCCGGAGAAGGGGGCCCCAGGGGAAAAGGCCGGGGAGCCGGTTTCTGCGTGGGGGAGCAGGATCAGGCCCATCAAAGCCTCTGTCATCACCCAG GTGTTCCACGTGCCCCTGGAGGAGCGTCGCTACAAGGACAACAGCCAGTTCGGGGAAGGCGAGGAGGCCAAAGTGTGCTTGGACATCATGCAGCGGACGGGGGCCCACATTGAGCTGTCTCTGGCCAAAGACCAGGGCCTGTCCATCATGGTCACCGGCAAACTGGACTCTGTCATGAAGGCTCGCAAGGAAATCGTGGCTCGCCTGCAGACGCAG GCCTCGGCTACGGTCGCCATCCCCAAGGAGCACCATCGTTTTGTCATCGGTAAGAACGGCGAGAAGCTGCAGGAGCTGGAGCTGAAGACCGCCACCAAGATCGCTATTCCACGTCCTGACGACCCCAGCGCCAACATCCGCATCACCGGCACCAAGGAGGGCATCGAGAAGGCTCGCCATGAAATACTTCTGATCTCGGCTGAACAG GACAAGCGTGCAGTGGAGCGTCTGTCCCTGGAGAAAGCCTTCCACCCCTTCATCGCCGGTGCTCACAACCGGCTGGTGCAGGAGCTGAGCCAGGAGACGGGCGCTCGCATCAGCATCCCCCCACCCAGCCTGCCCAAGGACGAGATCGTCATCACCGGGGAGAAGGAGGCCGTCGCCCTGGCGCTCAGCCGCATCCGAGCCATCTACGACGACAAG AAGAGGAAGACCACCACCATCTCTGTGGAGGTGAAGAAGTCTCAGCATAAGTACATTATAGGTCCAAAGGGCAACACGCTGCAGGAGATCCTGGAGACCACGGGGGTGTCTGTGGAGATGCCTCTGCTGGACTCCAGTTCAGAGACCATCATCCTCAGGGGGGAGCCCGACAAGCTGGGACCGGCGCTCACACAGGTGTACGCAAAG GCGAAGAGTgtgatggtggtggaggtgaCCGCTCCGGCCTGGCTGCATCGCTTCATCATCGGCAAGAAAGGACAGAACATCGGGCGGATCACACAGCAGCTACCGCGG GTTCACATAGAGTTTACGGACGGCGAGGAGCGCATCAGTCTGGAGGGACCAACAGCGGAGGTGGAACAGGCTCAGGCCCAGATACAAGAGATCATCAAGGACctg CTGGTGAGGATGGACTACACCGAAGTCATCATAGATCAGCGTTTCCACAGGCACCTCATCGGAAAGAACGGAGCCAACA TCAATCGGATCAAGGAGCAGTACAAAGTGTCCGTACGAATCCCCCAGGACTCTGAACGAAGTGGTCTGGTCCGGATCGAGGGAGACCCTAAAGGAGTCCAGCTGGCACGCAGAGAGCTCATTGAGATGGTCCAGAGAATG GAGAATGAGCGCACCAAAGACCTGATCGTGGAGCAGAAGCTCCATCGGACAATCATCGGCCAGAAGGGAGAAAAGATCAAAGAAGTTCGAGACAAGTTCCCCGAG GTCATTATCAATTTCCCCGACCCGGCGCAAAAGAGTGACATTGTCCAGCTGAGAGGGCCGAAGAACGAGGTGGAGAAATGTGGAAAGTTCCTCCAGAAAATCATCGCCGAACTA ATTGAAAACAGCTTCTCGCTCTCCGTTCCCATCTTTAAGCAGtttcacaaaaacataattggTAAGGGCGGCGCCAACATCAAAAAG ATCCGTGAAGAGACCAACACTAAGATCGACCTGCCGACAGAGAACAGTAACTCCGAGATGATCGTTATCACAGGCAAGAAGAGCAACTGTGAGGCAGCCAGAGAACGAATCCTCGCCATCCAGAGAGAACTG GCCAACATTAAGGAGACGGAGGTCGCCATCCCTGCCAAGCTGCACAATTCTCTGATCGGCGCTAAGGGCTGCCTCGTGCGCTCCATCATGGAGGACTGCGGCGGCGTCCACATCCATTTCCCCTCCGAGGGCTCCGGCTCGGACAAGGTCACCATCAGAGGGCCAGTCGGCGAGGTGGAGAAGGCCAAgaaacagctgctgcagctggctgAGGAGAAG CAAGTCAACAACTTCACAGCTGAGCTTCAGGCCAAACCAGAGTACCATAAATTCCTGATCGGCCGTGGAGGGGCCAATATTCGCCGCGTGCGGGACAAGACGGGGGCCCGCATCATTTTCCCGTCGCCGGATGACACCGAGCAGGAACTGATCACCATCGTAGGGAAAGAGGAAGCCGTTCGTCAGGCCCAGAAGGAGCTGGAAGGTCTCGTCAAAAACCTG GACGACGTGGTGGAGGACAGCATGGTAGTAGACGTTCGCCACCACCGCCACTTTGTGTGTCGGAGAGGCCAGGTGCTGCGGGAGCTGGCTGAGGAGTACGGCGGAGTAGCAGTGAGTTTCCCTCGTACGGGAGCCAACAGTCAGCGGGTCACTCTGAAGGGAGCCAAGGACTGTGTGGAGGCCGCCAAGAAACGCATCCAGGAGATCATCGAGGACTTG GAGTCCCAGGTGAGCGTGGAGGTGGCCATCCCTCAGCGCTACCACCGAGCCATCATGGGGCCTAAAGGTTGCCGCATCCAGCACATCACCAGGGAGAACGAGGTCCAAATCAAGTTCCCCGAGAGAGACGACAGCGCTGCAG GTCAGGAGGCTCCACCACAGGAAAACGGTGAGGTCAGTCCAGAGACGGAGTTTGTCGCCCGCAAGGGTGATGTCATCACCATCGCTGGGCGTGCAGAGAAGTGTGAACAGGCTAAAGTCGCCCTGCTG GCGCTGGTGCCCATAACGGAGGACGTCGAAGTGTCTTACGAGCTGCATCGCTACATCATCGGCCAGAAGGGCAGCGGGATCAGGAAGATGATGGAGGAGTACGAG GTGAACATCTGGGTGCCACAGCCAGAGAAGCAGCTGGATGTGATCAAGGTGACGGGCCTGGTGGCCAACGTGGAGCGAGCCAAACTGGGTCTGCATGAGAGGGTCAAAGAACTGCAGGCCGAGCAGGAGGACAgg GCCCTGCGCAGTTTCAAGGTGACCATGTCTGTAGATCCAAAGTTTCATCCCAAGATCATCGGCCGCAAAGGAGCGGTCATCTCTCAGATCAGGAAGGACCACGACGTCAGCATCCAGTTCCCCGACAAAGGAGACGAGCAGCAG GATCTGATCGTGATCTCGGGGTACGAGCGTAACGTGGAGGAGGCGAGTCAAGCCATCCAGCAGCTGGTGGCCGAGTTGCAGGAGATGGTGAGCCAAGATGTTCATCTGGACCCGAGGACCCACGCTCGCATCATCGGCGCCCGTGGCAAAGCCATCCGCAAGCTGATGGAGGAGTTCAAG GTGGATATCCGGTTCCCTCAGCCAGGCTCCGACGAGCCCGACAAAGTGACGGTGACGGGCCTTCCTGAGACTGTCGACAACGCCATCGACCACCTGCTCAACCTGGAGGAGGAATAT ATGCTCAGCGTGACGGAGACGGAGACTTTGGCAGCTTACATGAAGCCTCCCTCTCGCTacggagggggagggggagcaggaggaggtgaTGACAGCAGCGGGGGTCCGGCTAAGGGCTTTGTGGTGCGGGACGCCCCCTGGAACGCAGCAGGGAACAAG GCTCCCGACATGAGCAGCGCGGAGGATTTCCCCACATTTGGGACAGGCGTGGCCCCGAAGCAAGCGTCCGCCTGGGGTCCCAAGAAGTTCTGA